The Amycolatopsis endophytica genome includes the window CCACGGCGAACGCGTGCTCCCGCTCGATCAACCACACGTTGGTCTGCAGCTTCTTCGTGCCCGGCAGGGTGACGAAGTACCTGCCCTCGTCCTTGCGGTCGTAGGACAACTCCGCCTGGTCCAGCGCGGACCGGACGACCTTGTCGACCGTCATACCGCGACCTCCTCGTGCAGTGCGGCCAGCGTGCGCGAGGCCGCGGCGTACGTGTCCAGCAGCGCGTCCGTGGTGCGCGCCCACGAGAAACGCCGCGCGTGGACCAGCGCGTTCTCCGCCAGTTCGGCACGCCGGTCCGGTCGCAGGGCCACGCTGGCGAGCGCGCCCGCCCAGTCCCGCGCCGCGTGCGAGGGGACCAGCAGCCCGGACACCCCGTGTGCCACCGCCACCGGGAGACCACCGACCTCGGCCGCCACCACGGGCGTTCCGCACGCCTGCGCCTCCAGCGCGACCAGGCCGAACGACTCGTTGTAGCTCGGCACCGCCACCACGTCCGCCGCGCGGTACACCTCCGCCAACCGGGTGCCCGGCTGCGGCGGCATGAATCGCACCACGTCGTCGATACCCAGCGAAACCGCCAGCTCACGCAGGGCCTGCGGCTGCTCCAGACCGGTCCCCGACGGACCGCCCACCACGAGCACGACCAGCCGCGACCGCAGCTCCGGCCGGCGCTCCAGCAGGTGCGCGGCGGCGTGCAGCAACACGTCCGGCGCCTTCAACGGCTGGATCCGGCCCGCGAACGCCAGCACGACGGCATCCCGCGGCAGGCCCAGCCGGCGGCGCGCGCCGGACTGCGAACCGGGCACGAACCGGTCCAGGTCCACGCCCGGCGCCACGGTGTGCACCCGCTCCGGGTCCGCGCGGTAGAGGTCCACCAGCTGCCGCGCCTCGACGGGCGTGTTCGCGATCAGCCGGTCCGACTCCGCGACCACCTGCTCCTCGCCGATGACCCGCGTCCGCGGCTCGGGTTTGTCGCCCTCGGCCAGCGCCGCGTTCTTGACCTTCGCC containing:
- the mshA gene encoding D-inositol-3-phosphate glycosyltransferase, with the protein product MTISLRGSRRTPTFRPRRVAVLSVHTSPLEQPGTGDAGGMNVYITQTAVEMARRGIAVEVFTRATSSEQPPVAELAPGVLVRHIPAGPFEPLGRDELPAQLCSFTSGVLRAEAFHEPGHYDVIHSHYWLSGQVGWLARDRWGVPLVHTAHTLAKVKNAALAEGDKPEPRTRVIGEEQVVAESDRLIANTPVEARQLVDLYRADPERVHTVAPGVDLDRFVPGSQSGARRRLGLPRDAVVLAFAGRIQPLKAPDVLLHAAAHLLERRPELRSRLVVLVVGGPSGTGLEQPQALRELAVSLGIDDVVRFMPPQPGTRLAEVYRAADVVAVPSYNESFGLVALEAQACGTPVVAAEVGGLPVAVAHGVSGLLVPSHAARDWAGALASVALRPDRRAELAENALVHARRFSWARTTDALLDTYAAASRTLAALHEEVAV